The Cyprinus carpio isolate SPL01 chromosome B17, ASM1834038v1, whole genome shotgun sequence genome has a window encoding:
- the samd8 gene encoding sphingomyelin synthase-related protein 1 isoform X1: MWLEITRLGSRALWRGFLTQLDNLNNHTDKQGMPGSRYVGVEGWSSKQVAGWLRDQGFREYVDLLCSKHRLDGASLLCLTETDLRSPPLELKVLGDIKRLMLAVRRLQRQHTALTQSGSEVSALSLIHTGRTDRVISNGFAERGSGDHQHCNGAVTTVGGEHSYSNGKRKQYCVRLDPEYWKTALSALYAMLVCGVTSFVMVLVHERVPDMRTYPPLPDIFLDSVPRIPWAFAMAEACAVVLGSILMLVLLMHKHRSILFRRLCNLTGSVFLLRCVTMFVTSLSVPGHHLQCSGKMYGDAWAKVQRALEIWSGLGMSLTGVHTCGDYMFSGHTVVLTMLNFFVTEYTPRNWNFIHTMSWVLNLFGIFFILAAHEHYSIDVFIAFYITTRLFLYYHTLANTQAYQHSRRARIWFPLFSFFECNVTGPVPNEYGWPFSKPAFMRMLLG; this comes from the exons ATGTGGCTCGAGATCACAAGGCTGGGATCTCGAGCTCTTTGGCGAGGATTTTTAACACAACTGGATAATTTAAATAACCATACGGACAAACAGG GTATGCCGGGCTCCAGGTATGTTGGTGTGGAGGGTTGGAGCAGTAAGCAGGTCGCTGGCTGGCTCAGAGATCAGGGGTTTCGTGAATATGTGGATCTCCTGTGCTCTAAGCACCGTTTGGACGGTGCCAGTCTGCTTTGTCTTACTGAGACTGACCTGCGGTCTCCTCCACTGGAGCTTAAGGTGCTGGGTGATATCAAGAGATTGATGCTGGCCGTGCGGCGGCTACAGAGACAACACACAGCCCTCACGCAGTCAGGGTCAGAGGTCAGTGCATTGTCTCTCATACACACTGGAAGAACAGACCGTGTCATCTCTAATGGCTTCGCAGAGCGAGGGTCAGGAGACCATCAACACTGTAATGGGGCGGTCACTACAGTTGGTGGGGAACATAGTTACTCAAACGGCAAGCGTAAACAGTATTGTGTTCGGTTGGACCCGGAGTACTGGAAGACGGCACTCAGCGCACTTTACGCCATGCTGGTGTGCGGAGTGACATCATTCGTCATGGTACTAGTGCATGAGCGAGTTCCTGACATGAGGACATACCCGCCACTTCCAGACATATTTCTAGACAG TGTTCCCAGAATTCCCTGGGCCTTCGCCATGGCTGAAGCATGTGCAGTGGTGTTGGGTTCCATATTAATGCTGGTGTTGTTGATGCACAAACACag GTCCATTTTGTTTCGTAGGCTTTGCAATTTGACAGGCAGTGTGTTCTTGCTCCGCTGTGTCACAATGTTTGTTACTTCGCTGTCTGTACCTGGTCATCATCTGCAGTGTTCAGGCAAG ATGTATGGTGATGCATGGGCAAAAGTGCAGCGTGCGTTGGAAATCTGGAGTGGGCTCGGCATGTCTTTAACTGGTGTTCATACATGTGGTGATTATATGTTCAGTGGACACACTGTTGTTCTCACCATGCTTAACTTTTTTGTCACTGAAT aCACGCCACGTAACTGGAACTTCATCCACACCATGTCTTGGGTGCTAAACCTGTTTGGAATCTTCTTCATCTTGGCGGCTCATGAACATTACTCCATCGACGTCTTCATCGCGTTCTACATCACCACCAGACTGTTCCTGTACTACCACACGCTAGCAAACACGCAAGCCTATCAGCACAGCCGCAGAGCGCGTATCTGGTtccctctcttttctttctttgagtgCAACGTGACCGGACCTGTTCCAAATGAGTATGGCTGGCCGTTCTCCAAACCCGCCTTCATGAGGATGCTTCTAGGATAG
- the samd8 gene encoding sphingomyelin synthase-related protein 1 isoform X2, with protein sequence MPGSRYVGVEGWSSKQVAGWLRDQGFREYVDLLCSKHRLDGASLLCLTETDLRSPPLELKVLGDIKRLMLAVRRLQRQHTALTQSGSEVSALSLIHTGRTDRVISNGFAERGSGDHQHCNGAVTTVGGEHSYSNGKRKQYCVRLDPEYWKTALSALYAMLVCGVTSFVMVLVHERVPDMRTYPPLPDIFLDSVPRIPWAFAMAEACAVVLGSILMLVLLMHKHRSILFRRLCNLTGSVFLLRCVTMFVTSLSVPGHHLQCSGKMYGDAWAKVQRALEIWSGLGMSLTGVHTCGDYMFSGHTVVLTMLNFFVTEYTPRNWNFIHTMSWVLNLFGIFFILAAHEHYSIDVFIAFYITTRLFLYYHTLANTQAYQHSRRARIWFPLFSFFECNVTGPVPNEYGWPFSKPAFMRMLLG encoded by the exons ATGCCGGGCTCCAGGTATGTTGGTGTGGAGGGTTGGAGCAGTAAGCAGGTCGCTGGCTGGCTCAGAGATCAGGGGTTTCGTGAATATGTGGATCTCCTGTGCTCTAAGCACCGTTTGGACGGTGCCAGTCTGCTTTGTCTTACTGAGACTGACCTGCGGTCTCCTCCACTGGAGCTTAAGGTGCTGGGTGATATCAAGAGATTGATGCTGGCCGTGCGGCGGCTACAGAGACAACACACAGCCCTCACGCAGTCAGGGTCAGAGGTCAGTGCATTGTCTCTCATACACACTGGAAGAACAGACCGTGTCATCTCTAATGGCTTCGCAGAGCGAGGGTCAGGAGACCATCAACACTGTAATGGGGCGGTCACTACAGTTGGTGGGGAACATAGTTACTCAAACGGCAAGCGTAAACAGTATTGTGTTCGGTTGGACCCGGAGTACTGGAAGACGGCACTCAGCGCACTTTACGCCATGCTGGTGTGCGGAGTGACATCATTCGTCATGGTACTAGTGCATGAGCGAGTTCCTGACATGAGGACATACCCGCCACTTCCAGACATATTTCTAGACAG TGTTCCCAGAATTCCCTGGGCCTTCGCCATGGCTGAAGCATGTGCAGTGGTGTTGGGTTCCATATTAATGCTGGTGTTGTTGATGCACAAACACag GTCCATTTTGTTTCGTAGGCTTTGCAATTTGACAGGCAGTGTGTTCTTGCTCCGCTGTGTCACAATGTTTGTTACTTCGCTGTCTGTACCTGGTCATCATCTGCAGTGTTCAGGCAAG ATGTATGGTGATGCATGGGCAAAAGTGCAGCGTGCGTTGGAAATCTGGAGTGGGCTCGGCATGTCTTTAACTGGTGTTCATACATGTGGTGATTATATGTTCAGTGGACACACTGTTGTTCTCACCATGCTTAACTTTTTTGTCACTGAAT aCACGCCACGTAACTGGAACTTCATCCACACCATGTCTTGGGTGCTAAACCTGTTTGGAATCTTCTTCATCTTGGCGGCTCATGAACATTACTCCATCGACGTCTTCATCGCGTTCTACATCACCACCAGACTGTTCCTGTACTACCACACGCTAGCAAACACGCAAGCCTATCAGCACAGCCGCAGAGCGCGTATCTGGTtccctctcttttctttctttgagtgCAACGTGACCGGACCTGTTCCAAATGAGTATGGCTGGCCGTTCTCCAAACCCGCCTTCATGAGGATGCTTCTAGGATAG
- the LOC109107497 gene encoding beta-microseminoprotein, which yields MVCLLRVCILLFMVVSCNAECYIQKPEVDLSSADNITNHLQGCVDSDGVIHDFNSEWEKDCYNCLCALFGIRCCNKIPTVIEHPDECEMVVDKTTCSFTLALVSDHSKPCPFA from the exons ATG GTGTGTTTGCTGAGAGTGTGTATTCTTCTCTTCATGGTGGTCTCCTGTAATGCCGAGTGCTACATTCAAAAACCTGAAGTTGATTTGTCATCTGCCGACAACATAACAAACCACCTACAAG GTTGTGTGGACTCTGATGGAGTAATCCATGACTTCAACTCTGAATGGGAGAAGGACTGTTACAACTGTCTTTGTGCACTATTTGGCATTAGATGCTGTAACAA gATCCCAACAGTAATAGAGCACCCTGATGAATGTGAGATGGTTGTTGACAAAACAACCTGCTCCTTCACTCTAGCACTTGTTTCAGACCACAGCAAACCATGCCCATTTGCCTAA